TTCTATTTTTCCTGTTTTCATTTTTCcgtttgttttgtgttttcatGCAAATAAAGGGGAGTACCAACGGGGTAGCTTCTAGTCACCGAACGCCAACACGCGCCCCACTACGACGTTGGCCAACCACTGATCTTCAAGACCACCGAAAGTGGCGCCAAACAGAGGGGCGAGTAGCCCACATGCGTGTGATAGAGTCTCAGACTGCACCAGAGCGTGGCTGTCATGCGCCATCGTGGAGCCACCTGCCGACTCAAAATCTAGCTTTTCTGGGACCTAAGACTCCAAGAGTTCAATGAACGACCGTTGGATCTCCTCTAAGAATGGTTTGCTCTGCACGACCTCTATTTGCCtactgtttttgttttctgtatTTCCTCTTTTTGGCGTCTGGATTTTCTATTATTGCACGGTCTTTGCCACTGTTGGTTGGTGTCGCCAGTGGGTGTGTTTTGTATCTCTGTTTatggagtttgttattttgtgtcttgcccGGTTACACGTTGTAGCAGATGTTTGTGATTTGTACGGCCTCTGCTGTCgtgctttttgttttgttttgttgttctgtttttttcatgtgaagtcCACAGTGAGGTGATGAGCTGTTGAGCGGTCGCAATCTGAGGCAAAGAGCTGAGAGCAGCGGGCGATGCTACGGCCGGCCTTTGCTGTAGAGGTTGTTGTGGTCCGTACGCAAGCTGGGTGCTCGTGCCGATTGCCTGTGGATGGTGTGCCGTCAGAGCTCATGTTGTGCTCGTGGTTGGGTTGTTTTGTTGGtcttttgttttgtgggttGTCTATTTATTTAGATTTAGTATAAGTATATGCTATTTGACTATTTGTTCATAGTAATTGTCTCCGCATTCCACCTCCCTGGAGGTTGGAAGGTTTACTCTCTGATCATACAGAgcgtttactctctctttttagaattttagaagtttaagacaatgtccgtcactttGTGTGCGGGGAAGCTCTTGAGCAGTTACGTTAGTTGATTTTATAGTCAGGTTCTCCTGAtttataagtcacagttgtaacttcatAAACTGAATGAATGCAATAAAGCATAtttcgataaaaaaaaataaaaaataaaatattgcagGAGAGAAGCAAGGGGTTGAAGTCAAGAATCTCAGTAATCCTTGTTTTGGTAGCTTGGGTAAGTCTCCTTACTGGATTTTGCACTCTCTTCGTGAATTTAGGGTGCCTTGAGGGATGTGGCATTGCCCATTTTAGAGTTGTATAGTAATAATAAGTTTTTGAATATGATGGATATTGGTGTGTATTACAATATAAAAAGGAAACTACAAGCATTCAAGTTGTTTAACATTTTCACCCATGTCATGGTAGTAATAATAGATCATGAATAATAAAGTATGATTTTCCCTCTTCAAtggagaaattaatattttgatcCAAAGTTAAGGtcttaataaagaaaaagaaaacagttCAATACACTAAGATATAATAGATATAAACGAATACATTGTTCCTCTTAGGAAAAATATACATCTTGGAGGGGATAAAATATACCAAACCCAAAGTAGTTTGTAATCCCAGCCTCGGTCTCATCAAAAGGAAAGAaacagaaaaggaagaagaggatGAAAGGTTGAGGAAGCACAGGCGTCAAGAGGAAAAGAGGAGATGTGAAATAAAGGAGAGGTGATATGGCCCAAAGGAACACGAGACAAACGATAAAGAGGAAACCAGATGATTTCAGGGCCTTCTTCTTCTGGACTTCTTCCAAACTTTGACTTCAACCTCTCCTTCAACATCTTCAACTTGGGAACAACAGCACTAATGACAGGCTCACCTTCAGAAAATAGATATCTGATCTCATTGTACAACAAGGATGTGTGACCATGAGAGCTTATAAAACAATCATATTATAGTGGATTCTTCCCCCTAAATGACTCGTGGATGTAGATATTTTGCTAAACCAAGTAAATCTATGTGTCTCCATCCCATTTACTTTATCTGCATTTATTTCCTATTCTCTACCATGGATGTAAGCACAGACACTGTACAACCGCACCAGACCATCGCTAGAGGCTCTATACCGCACCGATGGAGCTGCAGATTGCTATAGCAGGTTGAGATTGACTCTTTCTCCCATTCCAACTTGTTGTTCTATTTTTAGACATTAACATTTGGCGCTGTCTATGGGATCTAAATAATCATTGAACGAGCAGATGACATCCTCACAAATAAATGCCCTCAacctttcatttttatttttgtaaaatcattGCTATAGAAAATGGGAAATTAAACCCATTCTTGCCTAGGTGGGGACCCAAGCTACTTGCCATTTGAGCTGCAAATGCTTAGTGTACTTTGGGTGCATTGTGCAAAAAGAGGTGGGTGTAAATGGGTGCATAGTGCATTTAGGTGCATAGTGCCTTGCATGTCCCACTGTGCACGACACCCACAACAACATGTACATTGCCCCATAGGTGCACGTTGTCGTGCACCCAAAGGCTTGCGATGTTTGGTCGTGAGTCCTGTTGGCCCTCTAACGATTATCATGTGGACGGCCAGTGGTTTCTAGCTCCATCACAATGGCCCCCATCCACGGGGGCTGTGAGTAGTGCACCTCGTGTGCATCTCGCCGTGCACACGAGAGAACCACTCGAACAAGTCATGGTGCgtgattatgcccaaagaataaaGCAATAGTTGTAGCTCAGCTTTGAAGTGTCGATTTAAcaaagagacaaattaaaataatagtagaaggaataaagaaacttaaaatttaagaaaaaaaatcaaagtagcAATGTAAGACAAAtcctttttgaaaagaaataaactgaAGAGCCAAAATGTAATAATGAAAAGTTTTGACTCGAATTAATAGCAATGAAACATCGGGAATCCTTTCCTTGAACTTGATAATTCTATACATATCATATTCATTGGATAATCAATTAGAGATCATAGCACCAGACTCTCTAATTGGGAAATATAGCTTtataaccaatttgttcaaatgtaattcttgaaAACCACTCTTATTTTGAAAGCACGGATTGCTATCCTGTTAGACTTAGATTCAAATACGACAATATACTTAATAGCAATATTGTAGCAGAGAATCACACCAATAAGATCAACAACTAGATCATAAACACCTCAACAATCCCATAgagaaagcatgactgaatttatgaaaagtattggttgtaaaattatccaaatacaaGGAAGACTAATAAGAGATGATAAACAAGAATTGTATCAACAAGAAAATTTATTACATGAatcagataaaattaaaatcatcatcattcaagcaagttcatccctagcctCACCAATGAATTAGCTCCCcatttgaaagaagaagaattcttTTTCTGGAAGATGAGTTTCTCCAAACCCTAGCATCCTTTGTCCCAAAAACTAGAAGGGAACTTTTCTTTTCTCCCTTTGGCTCTCTATTTCCTCCCTTTTCACGAGCTATCCTCactatgaaaacaaaaaaatcgcGTGTAAACTCGGTAGGTAATACTCCAGATTTCCATATGCATATTGTGGGCCATTTTTCGCTTAGTAAATGGCCGAATTATAAAATGTCTATTTCTAGAACAAATGTAATCCATTGAATTagctttcttaatattcttGAATCGCCTCAATCGAATATCAGTAGAGGAAAATATGACCACAATGCTAATAGATACTCAGAGAGGCTGCGgattccaaatatttttcattaattgctCTTTCCTTGCTTGTTTATGACTTGAATTTCTTTGACTTTGGATGTATGAAATTTTGCTTTGATTGttctcttcttccttattaGTTAGACTTCagcttaatcatttttaaattcattcctGTAATAAAATCATTAGACACTGAATCAAAATTTGGGcattatgaaattaaagtttaatttggaaaaacataatcaaaatgcCTAAATAACACATATAATCTAGCAATTAGACTCGTAAAAGCAATGTTCAAAGTACACTTTCATGCACTCATCAGCACAGCTGGTGGCCACCACCTAGCCTGCTGGGGTCGTCTGTATCCGGTGTGGTCTCCCGACCACCCTCCACGGAGCAATCTTTCACAATGCAAGCAACGTGTAGTGGCCAAAACTCCTCAACCCAACCTCTTCGTGGCACGACAAGGCCACCGGTGGCCACCTCTTGGACCACTGGCATCATTTGCCTCAAGACCACCCTGAACCAGCAGTTGCCTCATTGCTGGCAACACATGCACATGAGTGTACGTGGTTGAGGACACTCAGCCTGCCCTCACCATGGCATGGTAGGGGCACCGACAGATGCCACGTGGACCATCGGCATCGTCTATCTCCTCCTAGGTGGTCCCGCACCACCCCCATGAAGAGTCGACGACGGCCATGCATCTTGGCCAATGCCACCTTGCATGTTGCATGCACGCATCCCAAACACCTTACATCTCGACCATCACAAGCATAGCTACAGCGTACGTCTCAACCATCGCTAAGTTATTTGGCTCCTCTCATAGAAACAAAACTCGTGGGTAGAAACTGCCTAGCCATGTACTAGCAAGCATCAACCCATCAGATACGAAGACCCTTAGCATTGTTGTCAAGACTAACCGCTTATGAAGTTACATGACCAAGAGGGATAAAACGATGGTCAGACGTCCCATGCAATGGTTAACCAAGGAGGTCAGAGTTGTGCAACGTttgtctgagagagagagagagagagagagagagagagagagagagagagagagagagagagagagagagagagagagagagagagagagagagaagaagaagaagaagaagaagaaacagtaACCAACTGTAGCCAATTTCTATCAAGCAAAAATCAACTATAGTGGCTAAGACATCCTGGTTTGTCTCCCTAAAAACTTATGTGGATttcatttttactaacataattAATTCTTATAGTGTGAAACACCATCTACATAGCCCCACTCGGACACTACTCAAACGTCTCAATATGTCTCCATCGGAATAAACTGTTTCATATTCACATGCACAGGGACAAGCGCCTCGACTTCTTACCCTCCCTGTGAGAGTCAGTAGGTGGGTCCAGCCCCCTCGGTGGCTTGACCTTCCTCACAGCAAGGTGTTGGTCCAGCTTCAGCCTGCCTGACACTTACCATCCCTATAGTGTTAATAGGCAGTTGCGGGTTTAGTCACAAACTACCCTACTAGTTACCTCCCCATGAGGGTTCAAAGAGACGAGTCTAGTTTACAGGCTGCTTGACCTTGCTCATGGAGGAGTGCAGGTTCAGCCTCTCAGCTGCCTACAAGCTACCCAACTAATTAACTACCTGTGAGGCACAAAGAAGCAGGTTTAGCCTCAAGTTGCTTGACCTTTCTCATGGTGAAGTGGAGGTCCAACTTCTTGGCTGCTTGACTACTTATCCCGACCTTCATCACAGCAAAGTGTGGGTCCAGCTCCAGCCTGCCCGACACTTACCTTCCTTGTGACGTCAACTGGCAGGTGTGGGTCTAGTCTCAAACTGCTCGACTAACCTCCTCATGAGTCTCAAAGAGGCGAGTTCAGTCTCTAGGCTGCTTAAACTCTCTCATAGTGGAGTGTGGGTCTAGCCTCTTGGCTGCACAATCATTTACCCTGACCTCCTCCACGATGATGTACAGGTCCAACTTCTCAGCTGCCCGACTACTTACCTCCCTGTGAGGCTCAAAGATGCATGTTTAGTCTCCAGGCTGCTCGACCTCTCTCATGGCAGAGTGTAGGTCCAATCTTTCAACTGCCCGACATTACTCCTAGAATGGCATCTTCTCCAGCAAGCACCAAGCATTTACAATCACACCAAACCCACTGTGTCAAACCTTCACCACACTCCAACAAGACTATTTAAGTTTGCAAATCCCATACTTGTGATTCGGTATTATTTATGCTAACCTATTTGGCTTTTTCAACATGGTCAAGTATCTCCTACTTACCTCCCTATAAGGCTCAAAAAGGAGGGTTTAGTCTTCAGGCTACCTGACCTCTCTCACGGAGGAGTGTGGGTTCAGTCTTTTGACTGCCCGACATTACTCCCGAGATGACATCTCCTCCAGCAAATGCCAAGCGTTTACCATCGTGCCATAACCGCTATCTCAGATCGGCACCACACTACAGCAAGACGATTTAGGTTTGAAAATTCAACACTTGTGATTAGGAATTATCTACGCTAATTGGTTTGCCTTTTGTGGTACGATCAAGTGTCTACTACTTATATCCTTATGAGGCTCATAGAGGCGGATTTAATCTCTAGATTACCCGACCTCTCTCATGGCATAGTGCAGATCCAATCTTCCAGCTATCAGACATTACTCCTAGGACGACATCTCCTTCAGCAAATGTTGAGTGTTTAACACTCGTGCCACAACTGCCTCATTCGAGTTATGTTTAGGAATGAATCAATAAATGAGAAAGGTCAGGGATTGCCTagccctccccccccccccccccccaggcACCCAACGGACGGGAAGGTCACTTGACTGCTTGACCTTTGTGCTTGAAGCTGAGCTCCAGACTTGTACCTTAGTCGATCGAGCCTATCTCACACACATCTCCTGCCAAAGATGAGTTGTGCACTCACAACTAACAAGGTCAAGCTAACCTCTTGCTTATCTCGCTAAGCTGAGTTTCGCGCTCGCACTTTACACAATCGAGCTAACCTCATGCTTATTATGCTAGGTCAAGTTACGCGCTCACACTTTACGCGATCAAGCCTATCTCCTGCACAGTTCCCGCCAAAAACGAGCTTTGTGCTTGCACCTAACATGGTTGAGCTAGCCTCCCACTCACCGTCAGGTGCTCCATAGCACATCGCCATAGCGCGCCAAGGATAACTCTTTCTCCCCTTCTGGcttgttgtattatttttagGCGTTAACACATCTTTTGACCTTTAGAACATTTTTAAAGTCAAACTTTTGAGCTAAAGAAATCTAAATAACTCAACTCAAAAGCTCTTAAActtattgaaataattattactttttacaaaTCTTTCAGACAAATCTTTCCATATTTCGGCAGCAATTTTCATAACTAATACCACGGCATTACATGATGATCCAAGCATGTAGCAGAGGATAGGCATCTATTGGTTGCTTTGTGTTCCGTTATGTAAGCAAACTTATTTTTAGTACAAATTCGCATTGACATTGACTGCCTCCCTGAATGAAATACCCACACAGCTCCTAAATTTTTTCCAtgactaataaaaaaaagtttgaaggaCCATCACAAAGATTAAGAACAGGTAAAGAAAGATAAGAGAAGCGATAGATaattttacaagaaatttgacatcTTGATCAATTGGGAAAAGTATTGTTCTAATTAATATCATGATAAAACATGAGCACCCAATGAAGCTTATCTCAAGAACTAAAAGAGAAGATAAAGAACAGGGCACAAAGTACAGAGGAGCAAAAAAattagagggaaaaaaaaaaagaatttcatttctattatcctttttttttcccaaatgaGAGCAGAGGGCCTTGGCATACATGACTTAATTAGATAGGGCAACGGTGGGTGCAAGATTTTGAGTTTCCTACGTGTGGAAGTTTAAGGAGTTTATTCCTAGAAGTTCGAGGACTTTTTTATTGGCTAAAAGCTCAATAACTTGGAAGCTTACAAATTGTCCACTTATGTTAACCTTGGCCTTGGGCTGGGCATTACTAGATGTTGGGCTCTAGTGAATTTATCTGGGTCCAAAACGGGAACCCTTCTCAAAAATATGAACAACTTCAAAGTTATCATTTAAGATGCTGGGCTCTAAAGTTGTCACTCCAAAAAATGCATTCAAGGCTTGAATTTCAAGTTAAGTCTAACTTACAGTtggaatatattaattatataccTGGACTTGTATAGTTATTATCTTCGGCCAAGtgagattgatttttttatttggtgttTTGTCTCTTAAGCATATGTAAGTGAGAGGATGATAACGGAGATGTAGCGTTATCAATCAATAACataatttattattcttaaaaaacgAGTTGATCTAAAGTCGATAGACAATATACCACGTCAATCCAACCTGatacaaatgagatgaaattgtTGCTTTATATGTCATATCTTGTATAAGTATTTAGACTTCCGAATACATTATAAGAGAAATCTAGAAGGACTagagtgatttaaaaaaaaaaaaaatgtattcaggACAAGAAAATGccctactatttttttttttggatagaaaCGACACTTCATTCATAAATCAAACTAAACGGTTACAACTTGGATATCAAGCCAATAGTATTGAGACAAGAAAGAGGGAACTGATCCCATCCACAATTCTATATCAGAAACTGACCATGCATGCTTGGCAAGGAAATGAGCCACTTGGTTTCCACTTCTAAGGACATGTTGAACTTGATGGTCTTCAAAGCAATTGAGTAAACTCCTAACTTCCTTCAACAGATTACCTTGAGGTGATAAGGAGTCTTGGTTGGCAGTTAAGGCTTCCACCATCAATAAATTGTCACTCTCTAGAACAATTTTTGATACTCCCAGATGCAAAATGAATTGTAAACCCCATAACATAGCAAGCAATTCAACTAACTCTGGATCATGAAGTTCATGTTCGGCCTTGCTCACAGCCATTATCACATCTCCCTTCCCATCCCTGAGTACTGCACCCACCCCAAcctttttaagataaaaaaaaatagggcaGCATCTACATTTAGTTTATAGAACCCCAAAGGGGGTGCTTGCCAACATCCTACTTTTTGCATTGAAAAGCTTGGCTCAATTCTAAGTGGAAGACTCGACTTGTAAGTGTTGATAGCAGAATTTGCAACCTGAAAGGGATCCAGCAAGACATGCTCAATAGCCCACTTATTTCTCATGTACCATAAAGACCATGcaattaagaaaaaatggcTCAGCATTCCTTGGTCCCCTCTATGTAACAGAAACATGACTGCATCAGTTACTGTTCTAAAGGCAAATAGAACAACAAAAATAGGCATCAATTGCAACCACACATTTTGAGTGTCCTGGCATTTTAATATAGCATGAGTACCGTCCTCAATGGGAAAATTGCAGAAAGAGTAGGCTACATTATCTATGATTTTCCTTTTCAACAGATTTTGCTTGGAGGGGAGACTATCCTGACAGGCTCTCCACTCAAATACTTTAACTTTGTTTGGAGCCCTCATGTGCCAAATTGATTTCCACATCTTATGCATGTCTCTGGCATTTGAACGTTTAGCATTATCAAGATTATGTCCTTTTTCTCATGCCTCCACATCAGCATATCTTCATGTTCAACCGGGCTTAGAAGGATTTTCAAAACATCTGAAGCTatgtttggattgaagagagctctAAATCTCGAAACATTCCACCAACCTATGTCAACATCAATTAAAGAAGTCACCCTTGTTGAAAGATCTCTTCCTGCTGTTCCATTTTCCTCCATAATTAAGGATTGGTGACTAGGGATCCATGTGTAATGCCATATGCGAGTTGTAGCCCCATTCCCAATCCTCCATTGGCAGCCTTTCATCAACAAAGTCCTAGCTTCCCAAATGCCTCGCCATGTGAAAGAGGGATTATTACCCTTTTGAGCCTTAAATAAAGAGGActtgggaaaatacttagccTTTAACAGTTTATGGACCGATGAATCTTCCTGTTTTAACACCCTCCAGGCCTTTTTTGCTAATAGAGCCATATTGAAACACTTTAGTTCTCTAAAACCCATTCCACCCCTCATTTTTTACACACACAATTTGTTCCCGGCTACCCAATGAATTCTCCTCCCATCATCTCTttgtccccaccaaaatctagcCATCATCTTCTCTAGATCTAGGCACAACGTACCTGGTAGCTTAAAACAACTCATAGCAAATGAAGGAATAGAACATGCTACAGCTTTCACAAGTATCTCTCGACCCCCTTGAGACAAAAGTTTCTCTTTCCAACTCTGTAATCTCCTCCAAACCCTACTCTTAATTTCTCCAAAGGCAATAGTTTTTGCCTTTCCAACTATAGGGGGTAGTCCCAAATATTTTCCATATTGTTGTACTGTAGTTCCACCCCACATAGCCATGATGGTTTGTCTCAGACTACTTGGCACATTGGAACTAAAAATCATAGCTGTTTTCTGTTTGTTGATCATTTGGCCTGATGCCAGTTCATATTTGTTTAATAGCAGCTGAATATTGGCTGAAGTAGTAGTGCTGGCCTTACAAAACACTATAGCATCATTTGCAAATAGCATATGGTTTATCGTTGGAGCTCCCTACAGATTTTAACTCCCTTTACAGATCTATCCAGCTCGGCATTTTTTAGCAAGCTAACCAAAGCTTCAGTGCatataagaaatagataaggggACAAGGGGTCCCCTTGTCTAAGCCCTCGAGTTGGAAAAATGGGTTCAATAGGGTTCCCATTCACTAAAACAGAAAACGAAACTGAGGTAACACATTTCATAATAAGACTCACCAAGCCACTGTTAAATCCCAATTTtagtaaaatacttaaaagaaaatccCACTCTACCCAATCGTAAGCCTTAAACATATCCAACTTCAGGGACATAAAACCCTTCTTCCCCTTCCTCTTCTGTTTAAGGTAGTGTACTAGCTCATAAGCTACTAATACATTATCAGTAATAAGTTTTCCATGTACAAAAGCAGTTTGTGTATCAGAAATAATGGAGGGCAATATGGCTTTCAATCTATTAGTTATGACTTTAGCAATTAACTTGTAAATgacattacacaaactaatgAATCTAAAATCAGAAACTAAAGTAGGGGAGTCAGTCTTCAGAATTAAAACAAGACAAGTTTTATTAAGATCAGAAGGGAAATGACCTGTATTGAGGACTTCCAGCACCGCTGCAGTGATTTTGCCACCAATAATATGCCAATATTTCTGGAAAAATATTGGTGGCATCTCATCTGGTCCGGGAGCCTTGTTGGGATACATTTGTCTCAAAGCACTATATACCTCCTCCACCTCATAGATTCTGTCCAAATCACTGAAATCAACATTCATAGCAGCAGTGACTTTGGCTTCGATCCCATCCAGAATGTCCATGGATCCCCTGGCAAATTTGTCTCTAAAGAAATTGACATTTTCGAATAAAGTTATGGCAAATAGAGATtgttacttaaatattttttacaatttgtaaaaaatactcaaatacaatttgtaaaaaatattttcagataAATACTATGTGGTCCACATTGTATTTAATGTTGAAATTCATATTTCTTATGAGTACTAATATTCAGTGCCGTGAACTACATATTGTTTATTATGAAGTAATGCTATAGAAATCTCAAAACTTTGGGAATTTTATCTGAAAATGCAAAAGCCTAATCATTGCGTAAAAAATTAACTAAACAAGAATCAAAACGTGAATTAAAAACCTTAATTTGTAACGATTTAACTACTCAAGATAGTATTATACTATCAACATAGAATCTATTAATCTACCTCTTTTTGAACGATTGAAactaaatgttttaaaaatctcAGCCCACATGTCGTCTAAGGTTGTTCGTTATGAAGCAGCAGGGCTTATGTCACAGTTAAGAGTAATGAAAATGATTTACACACAGTCTATTTTACAACCCTttacacaattatattttaattgaggaaaattttgataaaataatttatataagtaacattgttttataaaatatatgaagcATTAACTTTGTCATATCCATTTTATCATATTCAGTGATACTAATTCCAATAGTACTTCCGACGTTAGACCATTCGGTGCAAGAGTAAATGCCCAATTAATAAATATCATGAATGACTTTTCAAGCCCCTGGTGCACAGCAACGGGCAACCTTAAGTCAAGCTCGGTCTTGGTAGTTGAAAACAAGCATGACAATTAAATAAGCGTACAACCAAAACCATTTTGTCACAAATTTCTCATGTATGCATGGAGTGATGGCGATGGATCATCAAGGACTTGAAATCTCTCTCATATAGGATTGAATGTTGCAgtatcaattatttaatttttatattaatagatagtGCTcgagttataaaaaataaaaagcactaCATTATTCCTAGAAGTTTAAtgacttttttatatatattattattattataggcCAGAAGTTtaataacttcttttttttttttttttttgaatgggAGAAGTTTAATAACTTAGAAGTTTACAAATTGTCCACTTATATTAGTCTTGGACTTGGGCTGGGGATTCCAGATGTTGGGCTCTAGTGAATTTATCTAAAGTCTGTCGCTTaattcaaaaaccaaaacccttcttaaaaaaaattagaacacATTCAAGGTGGTCATTTAGGATGTTGGGGCTCTAAAGTTGTCACTCTAGAGATGCATTCAAGTTTAGTCTAACTTACACTTGGAAGTTATTAATCATATACCCGAACTTGTATAGTTATTATCTTTGGCCGAGTGAAATTGATCtctttatttggtttttttttttgtctcccAAGCAGATCTAAGTGAGATGATTATAATTAAGATAGTAGCATTATCTATCAATAATTTAATctattattcttaaaaacatAGTTGATCTAATGGTTGATAGACAATCCAATATCAATAGAACCCGATATAAATGAGATGAACGTGTggtttgtgtgtatatatatatatatatatatattgtagaaGTATTTAAGTTTCTGATAGATTATATTtaagttttatatttaagatgtATTCAGTACAAGAAAATGTGGCAGTGGATACTGTGAAAATGCTCTACTATTGTCGGAATGGGTCCATTTGGCAAAGTTGttaatttgtaaagaaatttcCATCTTGGAATAAAGTTACTGCGAATAGAGATTAtcttctcaaatattttctacAACTTGAATCTAAATAGATATAGATTGTGGACCATACTATATAAAAATGCTGAAATTCATATTACTCAAGAGTattaatattcataatattacCATAAGCTACATAATGTCTTTTCTTTTCGAAGTTTTTAAAATCTTTgaatcataaaattataaaaatatcattctcTAGTCTTGACAGCTTACGTGTGGTCCTTAATTAGATGATGATAAGGAGAGCACATGCCAATGAGGATTGTGTGACCGCCAGGAGTAATATACAAGGCATAACTTTGTCGTATCCAATGCAGAAGACATGTCCAATTAAAAGTCGTAATTGATTTCTCATTGGAATATCTACATGTTTCCGCATGTTATGGTGACCCTGCTATTGGGCAAACAATCCATTGGCCGTCGGCTTTTTCGGCCactttcaaaaaaacaaaagtccaGGCTCAAAGATTTTTTAGACCCTCTGTCAATGCAGAAGACATGTCCA
This genomic interval from Carya illinoinensis cultivar Pawnee chromosome 10, C.illinoinensisPawnee_v1, whole genome shotgun sequence contains the following:
- the LOC122278446 gene encoding uncharacterized protein LOC122278446, whose translation is MDILDGIEAKVTAAMNVDFSDLDRIYEVEEVYSALRQMYPNKAPGPDEMPPIFFQKYWHIIGGKITAAVLEVLNTGHFPSDLNKTCLVLILKTDSPTLVSDFRFISLCNVIYKLIAKVITNRLKAILPSIISDTQTAFVHGKLITDNVLVAYELVHYLKQKRKGKKGFMSLKLDMFKAYDWVEWDFLLSILLKLGFNSGLVSLIMKCVTSVSFSVLVNGNPIEPIFPTRGLRQGDPLSPYLFLICTEALVSLLKNAELDRSVKGVKICQMINKQKTAMIFSSNVPSSLRQTIMAMWGGTTVQQYGKYLGLPPIVGKAKTIAFGEIKSRVWRRLQSWKEKLLSQGGREILVKAVACSIPSFAMSCFKLPAKKAWRVLKQEDSSVHKLLKAKYFPKSSLFKAQKGNNPSFTWRGIWEARTLLMKGCQWRIGNGATTRIWHYTWIPSHQSLIMEENGTAGRDLSTRVTSLIDVDIGWWNVSRFRALFNPNIASDVLKILLSPVEHEDMLMWRHEKKDIILIMLNVQMPETCIRCGNQFGT